One window of the Cydia splendana chromosome 18, ilCydSple1.2, whole genome shotgun sequence genome contains the following:
- the LOC134799606 gene encoding uncharacterized protein LOC134799606: protein MITRSQRRAAESTNNARPPPPPAPSSSSSTSSSGDEFATAPDTDGSSDEGGPPPPPPRPPARRGRPPLPARLGPAGHPAPPTAPAAGGIVRRMRWTRDMNENVMRAYYGATEGGTQLSAYRSRILPLFQALEPTITVSEQRLSDQVRVIQRLKRLDDATLDRLRQEALSARADSTSVRDLPATSPDPVPAPDLAPAAPRVDFCTDEGDFASQNVSTTANEQLRRTLEEAITQYRATTNSRPRLPRLPMNRRNLALMGALNALLEPHLRTSKDLDDTHSIMYCGAIAACRVARVKFPDAERAPRTAGGVPAWQVRIERRISSFRTLIAKLICFREGNNRPRVMRFVNQAFAGTDIRPRDYMANVTERIDFLKQKVYAWANRIRRYRERVDRFQQNRLFQSDQRKVYRKWEETNLRTPDTQPPDVTAMTDFWRSIWSVPVGHTEGGWMSVVERECESIEPMGAVTISPDDVKGVVISHLLYMDDLKLFAPNSQDLLELLKTTEVFSSAIHMEFGVDKCAVMHVQRGKVVNSTNLQLSETMSFRSISESETYKYLGMSQSLGIEDEGIRRSVKERFFSRLTKVLNSLLSGGNKVRAFNAWVMPLLTYSFGILRWTQTELDALDRRVRSLLTTHRMLHPRSSVMRLYIPRKCGGRGFLNAKDLHNREVYNLRNYFLNNECGMHRDVVAVDRNLTPLSLANENWRKPVVLSTADRKAAWESKVLHGRFYKALTGPDVDLLASVNWLRFGDLFGETEGFACAIADEVMMTNNYRKYILKDGTVDICRACRRPGESLRHIISGCSHLANGEYLHRHNLVARIIHQQLALLYGLVDREVPYYKYLPAPVLENGHATLYWDRSIITDRTIVANKPDIVIIDRSQRRAVLVDITIPHDENLVKAEKDKSSKYLDLAHEITAMWDVDSTIIVPIVVSVNGLIAKSLDQHLERLSLGGWIKGQMQKAVILDTARIVRRFLSLRP from the exons ATGATTACGAGGAGTCAAAGACGTGCAGCGGAGTCGACCAACAACGCACGACCACCACCCCCGCCCGCCCCGTCCAGTTCCTCGTCCACATcgtcgtcaggcgacgagttcgcaaCGGCGCCTGACACAGACGGATCCAGTGACGAgggcgggccgccgccgccgccgccacgaccacctgcgcgacgagggcggccaccgctgccggcacgcttggggcctgcgggacatcctgccccgcccacggctcccgctgccggtggtatagtgcgacgcatgagatggactcgagacatgaacgagaatgtcatgcgcgcctattatggggctacagaggggggaacacagctatccgcctatcgttcgagaatactgcctctgtttcaggctcttgaacctaccatcaccgtgtcggagcagcgattatcggatcaggtgcgcgtcattcagcggctaaagcgcttggatgacgcgacacttgatcggcttcgccaggaggctctctctgctcgcgcggactccacctcggtgcgggatctgcccgccacgtcgccggatccggtgcccgcacccgacctggcaccggcggcgccacgggttgatttctgtaccgacgagggggacttcgcgagtcagaatgtgagtacaactgctaatgagcaactgaggaggactttggaagaggcgattacgcagtatcgcgccacaaccaactctaggccccgattaccacgtctgcctatgaatagacgcaatctagcgctcatgggagccctaaacgctttactagaaccACAtctgcggactagtaaagatttagatgatacgcactcgatcatgtactgcggagccatcgcggcgtgccgtgttgctcgcgtcaagttcccggacgctgaacgtgcacctaggaccgccggaggtgtccctgcatggcaagtgcggatcgagcgacgtatcagctcgtttaggactctcatcgcaaagctgatctgcttcagggagggcaacaatcgcccccgagtaatgcgctttgtgaaccaggcgttcgcggggacggatatcaggccccgcgactacatggccaatgtcacagagcgcatcgactttctaaagcagaaagtctatgcatgggcaaaccgtattcgccgctacagagagcgtgtggatcgatttcagcagaatcgcctttttcaaagtgaccaaaggaaggtgtaccgaaagtgggaggaaaccaaccttcgtacgcccgacacgcagccgccggatgttactgccatgaccgacttctggcgtagcatctggtcggtgcctgtcggacacaccgaggggggttggatgagtgttgtcgaacgtgagtgcgagtccatcgaacctatgggggcagtcaccatcagccccgatgacgtca agggtgtagtcatttctcaccttctgtacatggatgacctcaaattatttgcaccaaatagccaagacttgttggagctactgaaaaccacggaagtcttcagtagtgccatccacatggagtttggtgtcgataaatgtgcggttatgcatgtacagcgggggaaggttgtaaattcaacaaatttacaactctctgagacaatgtctttcagatctatctctgaatcagaaacctataaataccttggtatgtcacagtcgttgggtattgaggacgagggtattagacggtcggtgaaggagcgctttttcagtcgcctcacaaaagtccttaacagtcttttgtcaggaggcaacaaagtgcgcgccttcaacgcctgggtaatgcccctactcacatactcctttggcatactaaggtggactcagaccgagctggacgccctggatcggagggtccggtcactgctcaccacacatcgcatgctacacccacgctcgtcagttatgagattgtacatcccacggaagtgtggaggccgaggcttcctaaacgccaaggatctccacaaccgcgaggtttacaatctcaggaattatttccttaacaacgagtgtgggatgcatcgtgatgtggtggcagtagacaggaacctcacgccgctctccttggcaaacgagaactggcgcaaacctgtggtactaagtactgcggatcgcaaggcggcatgggagagtaaggtgctacacgggcggttctacaaggccctcacgggacccgatgtggacctgctcgcgtcggtgaactggttacgattcggggacctcttcggagaaaccgagggttttgcctgtgcaattgcggacgaagtgatgatgacgaacaactatcggaaatatatcctgaaggacggtacggtcgacatttgtcgggcatgccgccgtcccggagagtcactcaggcatatcatttccggttgttctcatcttgctaacggcgagtacttgcacagacataatctcgtagccagaattattcaccagcaacttgctcttctatatggccttgtggaccgcgaagtaccgtactacaagtacttacctgcgcctgttctcgagaatggtcatgccacgctctattgggatcgatctatcatcacagacaggactattgtagccaataagcctgacattgtgataatagatcgatcgcaacgtcgggccgtgctcgttgacatcaccatcccccatgatgagaatctcgtgaaggccgagaaggacaagtccagtaagtacctagacttggctcacgagataaccgccatgtgggatgttgattcgacgatcattgtcccgatagtcgtttcagtgaacggtctaatagcgaagagtctcgaccaacatcttgagagactctcgctaggtggttggatcaagggtcagatgcagaaggcggtgatcttggacacggcgcggatagtccgccgcttcctctctctgcggccctga